The DNA region ACTATACTCTTGATACAATTTTATTTTCATTTCATGGTTTACCACAAAAATACTTTGATAAAGGAGATCCTTATTATTGCCATTGCCATAAGACTTATCGTCTAGTAAAAGAATCTTTACAGAAAAGCTATCCAGGCATAGATTTTGAATTATCTTTCCAATCTCGCTTTGGACCTAAAAAATGGCTAAAACCATATACAACAGTTAAACTAGAAGAGCTCGCTAAACAAAATAAAAAAGTAGTTGTTATAGCTCCAGGCTTTAGTGTTGATTGTTTAGAGACTTTAGAAGAATTAGCTATTACAGAAAAGCAAGCTTTCTTAGATAAAGGTGGAAAACAGTTTAGCCTAGTTCCATGTCTAAATGATTCTCAAGAGCATGTGGAAATGTTATACAATATTATTATGAATGATTAAATTTAATGTATAAAGCTATGAAAACTTATATTAAAATCTTCTTTGTAATAACTTCAATATTTCTCTCTAGTAATTTATGTTTCTCATATGGTAAATATGGCAACATCGAAAGAAATGATAAAATAATCAAAAGAGTCCAAGACAGTGGCCAAGAGTATATATCAAAACAAACAACTCAAGCGAATTCTAATAAACCATTATCAATAATATGGGTACAAAAAAACTATTTAACCAAACAACAAGCTTTGAAACTACAACAAAAAATTGATAAAGCTATTGTAGAAATCCGTAATACTTTAAAAGTTCCTGAAAATGAAAGAGATTTTACGATACATTACTATGTGTATGGAGCTCATGAAGCATCACATGCTATAATAGGATATCATATGCTTGATAAAGCTCATCCTACAACACTTATTACATGGTATGCTCAAGGTAGATCACCTTATGTACATGAAACAGTTCATATTATCGCTTGGCATTGGCGTAGTGTCTGGATTAAAGAAGGACTTGCTGTATACCTTAATCAAAAGCTTGGAGGTGAGCCGACATTCCCTAATTTTGGCAAAAACCTTAATTTCTTAGCAAAGAAACATATCGAAAGTATATCCTCAAATGACAACTTAAGAAGTGTCTTAGCAGATAAGTATGAAGTTGGAGAAGATGGCTTAGTTTTCTTTAAAGGACCTAAAAAAGAACGCATTCATAAAAAAAGAATGTTTTATATATTATCAGGATCTTTCACAGAATATCTATTTACACAATTAGGCGCTAATAAATTTATGCAAATTTACAATGCTAATAATACCAAAAAAGCTATAAATAAAGTTACAGGTAAAACCATTTCTCAATGTGAAAACTCTTGGGTAAGTTATTTAAGAAACACTAATTTTACAGAACATGAAAAAGAAAATTAACTCTGATAAAACAACATCTATACATTGGTTTAGACAAGACTTACGCCTAGCTGATAATCCGGCATTATATCAAGCTAGCCAAGCAGATAGAACTATAACAATATTTATTCACGATGAAAAATATCCAATAGGTGGCGCAAGTAAATTATGGTTACATCACTCTCTAAAAAGTCTTAATAAATCTCTAGATAATAAATTAAACTTCTATATTGGAGATCCTCTAGAAATTATAAAAAAGCTTGTTAGAGAAAATAATATCACAGGTTTTCATTGGAATAGATGCTATGACAAATACAGTATAGATCGAGATACTCAGATAAAGCGGTTTCTTCAAGAACAAAATATAAATGTAAAAAGTTTTAATTGTAGTTTACTTATAGAACCTTGGGAATGTAAAAAAGATAATGGTACGCATTATAAGGTTTATACTCCTTTCTATAAAGAACTCATTAAAATTAGAAAATATAGATCAAATATTATAAAACCTGAGTTCAATATCCTAGAAAAGCTTGATAGTTCTAGCAATCTAGATTCATTAAAACTATTAGAATCAGAACACTCTTGGCAAAATATCATCAAACAATGGAGAATTGGTGAAAAATCGGCTAGTGAAATACTTGGAGACTTTTTAGCAAATAAAGTTAAAAACTATAAAGCTGCTAGAGATTATATGAGTTTAAATGCTACATCAGTATTATCCCCATATTTGCATTTTGGTGAAATTTCACCAAATCAAATCTTTAATGCTATACAAAGCTTAGATATTATTGGAAGTAATGAAGAGCATTTTATCAAAGAGCTTGTCTGGCGTAATTTTTCATATTATCAGATATATTATTATCCTGAACTTCATAATAAAAACATCGATCAAAAGTTTGATGACTTTGAATGGGATAATAACCCTATCATTCTAAAAAAATGGCAACAAGGACAATCTGGTATACCTATAGTAGATGCTGGAATGAGAGAGCTTTGGCAAACTGGTTATATGCATAATCGTGTACGAATGATAGTTGCTAGTTTTCTTATAAAAAACTGCTTAATCCATTGGAAATATGGTGAAAAATGGTTTTTTGATACGTTATTTGATGCTGACTTTGCTAGTAATAATACAAACTGGCAATGGGTAGCTGGTTGTGGTTTAGATGCAGCACCCTACTTTAGAATATTTAATCCCATATTACAATCTGAGAAATTTGAAGCGTATGACTATATTCGCAAATATGTACCTGAAATAGCTAAGTTACCAAATAAGTTTTTAGTAAAACCATGGGAAGCTCCTGAAAACTTTTTAAATGATGCAGAAATTACTCTTAACAAAGACTATCCAAAGCCTATTATTGATCTTAAGAGTTCTAGAGATAAGGCTTTAGAACTATATAAGCAAATTAAATAAGTTATTTTTTTGATATGATCAATTATTTATTGTTAGCTATTTATAGTCTATAGTAAAGATGTACCTTATTTTTATAAAAAATTTCAACTGTAGGAGATTACTCTATGAATGATAAAATAACATCTATCCAAGCAATGGAAATTTTAGACTCTCGAGGTAACCCAACTGTTCGAGTATACGTACAACTTGAAGATGGTACGCAAGCAACAGCATCTGTACCATCTGGGGCTAGCACAGGTGAAAATGAAGCCGTTGAACTACGCGATGGCGATAACTCACTATAATACCCCATGAAATTTTAACAACAATTTTGAGAATTTAGTTCCTAAAGTAGCTAAACTATAAATGAGCAATTTAGGATAAATGTAAATGAGTAATAAGAGAAAAATATATACCGTTGAATTTAAGACTAAAGTTGTCTTGGAAGTATTGGGGAAAGATCAAACAATCACACAGTTATCAGTAAAATATAATATTACGCCCAAAAACATAAATAATTGAAAAACAGCCTTTTTAGAAAATGCTGAGTTGGCAATGGATCCATCCAAATCAGTATCACAATATAAAAAAGACAATGCAAAGCTTCAAACCAAGATAGATCAGTATTCTAAGAAGGTTGGACAACTAACAATTGAGAAGGAATTTCTTGAGGGAAAGCTCGTAAGCTTGGGATTATCTGATAGAAAAGCGATGATTGATCCTAAGCATAAATTATCTGTTGTAAAACAAAGTTGCTTATTAGAAGTTTCTAGAGCTGGTTTATATTACAAGCCTGTGGTTAACGAACATAAAGAAGAAGTAAAAGCAAAGCTTATACAGATACATGAGGAGATTCCCTGCTACGGCTATATAAAAGCTCATAAGCAATTAATAGAAGATGGGTTTAGCATCTGTGAGAACACAGTACAAAAGTATCGTAAAGAGTTAGGCATCAAAGCTATATTGGCGGTGAAAAAACCAAACTTAAACTTATCTGAACCTAACAAAGAGCATGCTATTTATAGTTACAAACTAAAAGGTTTAAGCATATTGAGACATAATCAAGTTTGGTCTACAGATATTACATATATTAAGACTGATGCTGGCACAGTTTATATGGCAGCTATTATTGATTGGTACTCTAAGGCTGTACTAAGTTGGGAGATATCCAACACTATGGATAGTAGTTTAGTTATGAAAGTTTTAAATGAAGCTCTGTATAAATATGGAGTACCAGAAATATTTAACACTGATCAAGGTAGCCAGTACACATCTAACATTCATATCCAAACATTATTGGATAAAAAAATTACTATATCTATGGATGGTAAAGGTAGAGCAACTGATAACATTTGCATCGAAAGATTTTGGAGAAGTGCTAAATGTGAGAGATTTTATTTAAATCAATATCCTGGCATTGTTGAACTAAGAAACGATGTGGATGATTATATCGATTTTTATAATAATAGAAGATTTCATGAGTCTATCAATTATAAAAAACCTATGGAATTTTATTACGATAACTTATTGGAAAAACGGGCGGCTTAGATGGGAACTAAATAATTGAAAATATTGTTTAATTTATTGGGGTAGTATACTATTATGGCTGCTAAATATGCATACCTACATTCTAGTCTAATATACGTGATAACAGCACTCCATACCTTATTAGCTTTATCTATAACAACCTGATTCGTCTCATTTTTAAATACATTAAGTAAGTATGGATATTTCTTGTGTTGCTTATTAATGACAGTTCTCTTTTTTTTAGGATACAATGCCTTAATACCCATGAATTCCATAGCACTTTTGATTAGCTTCCTTCCAACTAGAAATCCTAATCTATTTAGCAACTTTACTAGCCTTCTCGTACCATAATATGGATGTTTAGTATGTATCAAATCTATTGCATTTAATAGTTTAATATCATCATTACTACTAAATTTTGATATTGGTGTATAATAGTACACACTCTTAGATACAGATAATAGTTTAAGCTGATTATTTAAAGATAATTCTAGCTTAGTATCTACAGAGTTTACTCTATCATTTGATGATACCAAGCTTTTTAGCTTTCCCATTAAAAAATTCCTCTCTACTATTACCTCGCCTAGTTCTTTACTTGTTGCATCTTTATCTTTTCTAAGCTTATCTATTTCCTGCTTATACTCCTTAACAACAGAGCTTTTATCAAATGCTAAGCAAGCATTAGATAAAAATTGCTGCTTCCAATTGTGCACGTTTTTAGGAAGTAAATCATACTTACTTGCTATCTCATTAACTGTCATATCGCCTTCTAGCAATTCTATAATTACTTTAGCTTTAAAATCAGCTGTATACGTTACTCTTTTTTTACTCATTTATCTATTTCCTAATTTATCTAGTTAAGTTTAACATCTAGGAATAAAAATCTTTCTAAAATCAGTAGCTTTTTCTGGGGACATTATACTGTTTAAACTTTGAAAATATGTAATATTGTACCAATCAAAATGATAGCTAAAAGCCCATCATTTATATAATTTATCAAAATAGACTTAAATATAATACCTTGTATAAAAATACATAGTATTTATGCAACTTAGTTAGGAAATTATCAAATGATTAAGGAAAAAAATATGAAAGCATTATTCGTTATTGATTTTATCAAAGGAATCGCAACAAATGGAATATGTAAAGAATATTTGTTGGAGCATAATTATGTTATTGAGAATACAAATAAGTTAATACAGTTTTTTGAGGAAAAAAAACTACCTATTTATTTTATTAGATTAGCATTTGATGAAAATTACTCAAATATGCTCCTAGCAGAATAGAATTAGTAGAAAATAGAAAGTTTTTATATGGTAGTGAAGATATTGAATTTATAGAATCTATTTATTCTTCTGATAAACACAAATTTTTTAATAAGAAATCAGGAGATCCATTCTTTGGCAATAATTTGCTAGAAGAGCTTAATATAAAAGAAGTTAACGAAATATATTTTACAGGTGTTTCGACATATAATGCAATTTTATATGGCTCAAACACTGCTATGCAGAAAGGGTTTAAGCCAATTGTTATTGAAGACGCTTGTGGGGCTTCATCAAGAGAGGCGCATATTAATGCAATTAATATTATTAAGAAAACTAGCACATACCAAATAAAAAAACTAGTGAAGTAATATCTTTATAAAGACTATCGATTTAACTCATTCAACAAAGATAAACAAATAAAATAAACAATATAGGTAAGAACTATGCCCAGTTAATGCTTATAATTGGGTAGATCCAAAATCATATATTACCTCAGTTTAGGGTTTAAATTATTATAAAACAAAGGTTTTAGAGTTGTTTTGAGTTAAATAAAAATCCATTAAAATAACTCCGAACTGGGGGTTATATTAAGGTAGATTTTCTATCAAAATGACCCTTTTATTAATACTATGATAAAATAATTTGAAATTATGTATAAACATAAAAGTCAAATATGACAATGGAGAGAATTTATGTCTGATAAAATAGTTGTTTTTGTTAAATTAGACTCTAAATATGGTCGAACCAAGAACTTTATAATCTTGCTAAAAAACTTATACAACCAATAAATTTGGAATTAGGTTGTACTCATTACGAACTAGGCTGTAATTTTGATGAAACTGTATTTGAAGTTATGACTTTTACAAATGAAAATAGTCACAGAATTCATTTGGAATCTAAACATGTTCAGAATTTTTTATCTGAAATTAAAGATTTAGATGTTGATATTAAAATTGAAAAATTTAAAACTTGTACTTAAACAGTAATAACTTACTTAATTTTCCTTTATAACACTTACCCTTTTGGTTTTTTAACATTTTTATTAGCATTAATTTTTTGCTTAATACTTCTAGCAAAATCTTTATTATGACCACTTGATTTATTATTATTATTTGCTCTTTTTGCTGCAATTATTTTAACTTCATTAACCTTTTTCACTTTAGTTTTTCGTGACATACTTGTTACAGGGACATTATGAATAGCCTCAAGACCAGCGAGCTCATCACGAGGTAAAAGATGACCAATTAAATGCTCTATATTTGACAATGATTCTACTTCATCTGCACTAACTAAAGATATTGCTAAGCCATCTTGGCCTGCTCTACCAGTTCTACCAATTCTATGAACATAATCCTCAGCAACATTTGGTAAATCTAGATTTATAACACATGGGAGCTGAGCAATATCAATACCACGTGCAGCTATATCTGTAGCAACTAACACATTTATCTCTTTATCTTTAAAGTCTGCTAGAGCTTTTGTACGAGCCCCTTGGCTTTTATTACCATGAATAGCGCTACTTGTTATATTTGCTTTATTAAGTTTTTCTGAGATTTTATTTGCACCATGTTTTGTGCGAGAAAAAACTAATACTTGATGTAAGTCTTGTTCTCTAATTAAAGATATTAATGCATTAATTTTTTTTGATTTATCTAATGTATAAATCTTCTGAGTAATTTTTTTAACCGTAGTATTTACGACATCTGCTGATACAGATTTGGGGTTGCTAAGAAATTCATTAGCTAGTGTTTTAATCTCTGATGAAAAAGTTGCTGAGAACATTAGAGTTTGGATTTTTTTAGGTAGAAGTTTATGAATCCTTTTTAGATCATGTATAAATCCCATATCTAACATCTTATCAGCTTCATCAAGGATTAAAGTATTTAGATTATCAAATTTAATTGCATTTTGACTATATAAATCAAGCAGTCTACCTGGAGTAGCTATCAATATCTCTACACCTTTACGCAATTTCATCATTTGAGGATTTATACTTACACCTCCAAACACAACTGTAGAACGAATATGTGTATTTTGACCATATAATCTAACTTGATCTTCAATTTGAGCCGCTAGCTCTCTAGTTGGTGTTAAAACTA from Francisella halioticida includes:
- a CDS encoding cryptochrome/photolyase family protein; translation: MKKKINSDKTTSIHWFRQDLRLADNPALYQASQADRTITIFIHDEKYPIGGASKLWLHHSLKSLNKSLDNKLNFYIGDPLEIIKKLVRENNITGFHWNRCYDKYSIDRDTQIKRFLQEQNINVKSFNCSLLIEPWECKKDNGTHYKVYTPFYKELIKIRKYRSNIIKPEFNILEKLDSSSNLDSLKLLESEHSWQNIIKQWRIGEKSASEILGDFLANKVKNYKAARDYMSLNATSVLSPYLHFGEISPNQIFNAIQSLDIIGSNEEHFIKELVWRNFSYYQIYYYPELHNKNIDQKFDDFEWDNNPIILKKWQQGQSGIPIVDAGMRELWQTGYMHNRVRMIVASFLIKNCLIHWKYGEKWFFDTLFDADFASNNTNWQWVAGCGLDAAPYFRIFNPILQSEKFEAYDYIRKYVPEIAKLPNKFLVKPWEAPENFLNDAEITLNKDYPKPIIDLKSSRDKALELYKQIK
- a CDS encoding transposase, encoding MSNKRKIYTVEFKTKVVLEVLGKDQTITQLSVKYNITPKNINN
- a CDS encoding IS3 family transposase, whose product is MDPSKSVSQYKKDNAKLQTKIDQYSKKVGQLTIEKEFLEGKLVSLGLSDRKAMIDPKHKLSVVKQSCLLEVSRAGLYYKPVVNEHKEEVKAKLIQIHEEIPCYGYIKAHKQLIEDGFSICENTVQKYRKELGIKAILAVKKPNLNLSEPNKEHAIYSYKLKGLSILRHNQVWSTDITYIKTDAGTVYMAAIIDWYSKAVLSWEISNTMDSSLVMKVLNEALYKYGVPEIFNTDQGSQYTSNIHIQTLLDKKITISMDGKGRATDNICIERFWRSAKCERFYLNQYPGIVELRNDVDDYIDFYNNRRFHESINYKKPMEFYYDNLLEKRAA
- a CDS encoding IS3 family transposase yields the protein MSKKRVTYTADFKAKVIIELLEGDMTVNEIASKYDLLPKNVHNWKQQFLSNACLAFDKSSVVKEYKQEIDKLRKDKDATSKELGEVIVERNFLMGKLKSLVSSNDRVNSVDTKLELSLNNQLKLLSVSKSVYYYTPISKFSSNDDIKLLNAIDLIHTKHPYYGTRRLVKLLNRLGFLVGRKLIKSAMEFMGIKALYPKKKRTVINKQHKKYPYLLNVFKNETNQVVIDKANKVWSAVITYIRLECRYAYLAAIIVYYPNKLNNIFNYLVPI
- a CDS encoding isochorismatase family protein, producing MYSSDKHKFFNKKSGDPFFGNNLLEELNIKEVNEIYFTGVSTYNAILYGSNTAMQKGFKPIVIEDACGASSREAHINAINIIKKTSTYQIKKLVK
- a CDS encoding DEAD/DEAH box helicase; the encoded protein is MQFSDLGLNSSICNALDKKGYTKPTAIQSKAIPLILKGNDVMASAQTGTGKTAGFALPIIQKLLDQPKAQANKIKVLVLTPTRELAAQIEDQVRLYGQNTHIRSTVVFGGVSINPQMMKLRKGVEILIATPGRLLDLYSQNAIKFDNLNTLILDEADKMLDMGFIHDLKRIHKLLPKKIQTLMFSATFSSEIKTLANEFLSNPKSVSADVVNTTVKKITQKIYTLDKSKKINALISLIREQDLHQVLVFSRTKHGANKISEKLNKANITSSAIHGNKSQGARTKALADFKDKEINVLVATDIAARGIDIAQLPCVINLDLPNVAEDYVHRIGRTGRAGQDGLAISLVSADEVESLSNIEHLIGHLLPRDELAGLEAIHNVPVTSMSRKTKVKKVNEVKIIAAKRANNNNKSSGHNKDFARSIKQKINANKNVKKPKG